The Sandaracinus amylolyticus genomic interval GCCGCGGAATCACACGCCGCGATCGCCGCGCGCAGCCCCTCGGACCAGCGCGTCTCACGACGCGTGATCGGCAGCTGCCCGCTCGCGATCCGCGCGAGATCGATCGCCTCGTCGACGGCCTTCGCCTCGATGCGCGCGTTGCGCTCGATGATCTCGAGCGCCCGCTCGATCTCGGGCCCGCAGACGCCGCCCGCGCGCAGCAGCTGAACCCAGCCGAGGATCGCGTTGAGCGGCGTGCGCAGCTCGTGGCTCATGGTCGTCAGGAGGTCTTCGTCGTTGTCGTCTCGCACCGTCGCCTCCCGTCGCGTGCGCGCACACCGCCGCGCGCTCAGGGGATCTCGTGGTCGTGAACGTCCGTCGCGTCGTGCGCCGCCGCGGTGGCACGCACGCGCTCGTCCGTTCGTTCGTATCGAGGCTCGCCGTCCTGCGAGCGCGAGGCCTTCGAGAAGCCGAGGCCCGGTGGAGCGAACGCGAGGAACGTGAGGAGCACGAAGAGTCGGGTCATGACGGCTTGCCTCTCTGTTCGGGACGCCCGAGCGTCGTTCCGCGACGAGCATCCGCACCGGGACCCGAGCAATCGCGGTGCCGCACCGCGTCGCGCCGTCGTGCGCGCGCCGCGTATTCGAATCGCGGCGGGGGCTTGCGCCCCACGTGTGTCGCGCTGGTCTCCGCATGCTCGCGCGAGGCCGCGATCATGCGTCTCCGCGCGGCACGTGCGCTGCAACTCCACGCGACGTGACGATGCCCGACGCCTCGATTCCGCGCGTGCAGCCCGAGCCGGAGAAGGAACGCGAGCGCGCGACGATGATCGTGAACCCGAGCTCCGGGAAGGGGCTCGGCGCGACGATGCACGCGACGCTCGTCGAGCGGCTCCGCGCGCGCTGGCCCTCGCTCGACGCGGAGCTCTGCACGCTCGAGCACGACGCCGAGGCGATCGCGCGCGAGGCCGCGCTGCGCGACGTGCGCACGTTCGTCGTGCTCGGTGGGGACGGCACGCTCAACAACGTGATCAACGGAGTCGCGTCGGTGCCGGGCGCGCTCGCGCGCAGTGTGTTCGGCGTGCTCCCCGCCGGGACCGGCAACGATCTCGCGGGCACGCTCGGGCTCGGCACCTCGCTCGAGGAAGCGGCGGATCGCCTCGCTCGCAGCGAGGCGCGCACGATCGATCTCGGGCTGCTGGAGGATCGCCTCTTCGCGAACGTCTCGGCGGGCGGCCTCTTCGCCGAGGCGTCCGAGGCGACGAGCCAGGAAGCGAAGTCGCTCGCGGGACGTCTCGCGTACCTCGTCGCGGGCTCGCGCGCGCTGCTCGACCACGCGGGCGTCGGCGTCGAGCTCACTGCGACGACGCCGCAAGGTGCGCTCACGTGGCGCGGCACCATCGCGATGTTCGCGGTGTGCAACGCGCAGACGTTCGGCGGGGGCAAGCCGCTCGCGCCGTTCGCGCAGTGCGACGACGGATGGCTGGACGCGTTCGTGGTGCAGGACGCGAACGCGCTCGGGCTCGCGCGCGTGCTGCTCGAGATCTCGGGCGGCACGCACCTCGAGGACGACCGCGTCGTGGGCTTCCGGGCGTCGGAGATCGACCTGCGCTTCGATCGGCCGACCCACGTCAACGTCGACGGAGAGGTGGCGGTCCTCGAGCGTGCGCGCTATCGCGTGCTGCCGGGGGCGACGCGGGTGCTGGTGGCACCCGAGGCGGATGCCGACGCTGCACCGGCGTCCGACGCGAAGGTCACCGGGGCAGGGGAGCCCGAGTGAGGCGCGTTCGGGGACGCCGGGTCGCGGACGCCACGTTGCGCACGACCGCGTTGTGACGTGACGCCCCGGTCGGCGCGCGGTCATGTGGCAGGATGCCTCGCGTGAGGCTGAGGCAACGCCAAAAACCCCTGTGATCTGGCGCACCGAGACCTGGCATCCCGGGTGCTCAGCAGGGTCGCGGCTGGACGGGCGGGTCCGGCGCGTGGAGACACAATGAG includes:
- a CDS encoding diacylglycerol/lipid kinase family protein gives rise to the protein MPDASIPRVQPEPEKERERATMIVNPSSGKGLGATMHATLVERLRARWPSLDAELCTLEHDAEAIAREAALRDVRTFVVLGGDGTLNNVINGVASVPGALARSVFGVLPAGTGNDLAGTLGLGTSLEEAADRLARSEARTIDLGLLEDRLFANVSAGGLFAEASEATSQEAKSLAGRLAYLVAGSRALLDHAGVGVELTATTPQGALTWRGTIAMFAVCNAQTFGGGKPLAPFAQCDDGWLDAFVVQDANALGLARVLLEISGGTHLEDDRVVGFRASEIDLRFDRPTHVNVDGEVAVLERARYRVLPGATRVLVAPEADADAAPASDAKVTGAGEPE